From Rhodococcus sp. B7740:
CTGCAGGTCGGCCACGGTCACGGCGTAGTCGGCGTCGGCTGCCGCCCGATCACGAATGTCGATCTTCACCGCGGGCAGAAACAGATCCTCCGGATCGAGCTGGTCGGCGGTCAGCCCACCTTCCTGGAAGTGTGCGGGCGCTCCCCAGTGCGTGCCGGTGTGCTCGCCCTCCTTGACGTACTGGAGGTAGAAACCGTCGTCCGCGACGGTGAACGCCGTCTCGAGCGAGAATTCGGGATCGCCGGGAAAAATCGGGGTGAGCGCCGGATCGTTGACGTGCGACAGAGACACGATCCGTAGCAGTCGATCCAACGGAACGGCCGGTGTGGGCGGCTGCGCCGAGCCGGTACCGGGCAGGGCGTCGGCGGAGGCAGGTGCCACGAGCCGGGCTCCGATCACCACTGCCAAACCTGTTGTCGCACGGCGAAAGAGCTGCCTTCTCTTCATGTCCCCGACCCACCTCTCATCGGCGCCCCGTGCGCCGCCCCGACGCAACCTTAGGCCACGGCTGCCCCGGACGGCAGTGTCAGCCGATTCGAATCGGGTCTATCTGAACCCGCACTCCGCCGCCGAGCTTCTTGGCGCTACGAGATGCCTGAGCGGCGGCCAGCGCCCGCGCCAAGGCCGCCCCGGTGCTGCGCGGCACGCGTATCAACAGCCGCTGCACATCACCGGGAAGCACGTCCTCACCGCCGCCCGCGGGTGCGCGTTGGCCGTCCGGCAGATCGACCGGTCCGAGTATCTCCACTGCCTCGGGCAGATCTGCACCCTCCACCAGCGCCGTGATCGCATCGGTGGTTCCGTCGATCGCCGCGACGTGTACGGCGGGCGGGAACCGTACCTCCACTCGTTCGTCCAACTGAATTCTGGCGTGCCACAGAGGATCCCAGCGAACCAGCGCCTGCACCGTCGGTATCTCGGACTCGGCGACGACGACGACGCGACCTCCCGCAGAGCCGGGCCGGACCAACGCGGCGGCCGTCATCCACCGACGCAGTGTCTCCTCTGCCGCGCGCAGGTCTGCCCGGCCGAGCAGGGCCCAGCCGTCCAGCAGAAGAGCTGCGCCGTACCCACCGTCGACCGTCGGCTCGGCACCGACGGTCGACACGACCAGACCGGCACCGGGTCGGACGGAGTCGAGCACGGCGGCGCCTCCCGAGTTGTGTATCGGTACACCGGGAAATGCCCGTCCGAGTTCCTCGGCGGTGCGGCCCGCTCCGATCACGACCGCCCGCAGGTTGCGTGATCCGCATACGGTGCAACGATGCGCGGTGTCGGCGATTCCACACCACGAGCAGGTCGGACTGCCGGCTCCGTCGCTTCCAGGGGCCGACGGCAGGGCCAACGGCCCGTTGCACCGGCGACACCGAGCCGGGTGCCGACACTTCGCACACGCCAGTGACGGCACGTATCCGCCGCGCGGAACCTGAACCAGCACAGGCGAATCGGCTTTCAGTGCGGCTCGCGCCGCCTCGAACGCGATGGCGGGAAGCCGGGCGACACGGGCTGCCGGGTCCCGCGCGAGCGCATGGTCCGAGTCCGCCAAGGCCACCACATGGGGTTGACGCTCACGGACCAGCTCACGAGGAGCCACCAGATCGTGTGCCCAACCGGAATCGACGAGAGCTTCCGCCTCCGCCGTCCGCGAATGTCCGCCGATCACCACCGCCGCCCCGGATACGTGCGCTCGGAGCAACGCGACTTCTCTGGCGTGCGGATAGGGCGAACGGGGCTCGGCGAAGCTGTCGTCACCGTCGTCCCAGACGGCGATCATGCCCAGAGTGGACACCGGAGCGAACACGGCGCTACGCGTCCCCACCACAACGACCGGGCCCGATCGCAGACCGCGCAACCATTGCCGATACCGCTTCGCCGGACCCAGTCCGGCCGACAACGCCACCACCCGGTCGGCTCCGAGCAGAGCCGTGCAGGCCGTTTCCAGTCGATCGAGATCGCGCTGATCGGGTACCACCACCACGGCGGATCGACCGGCGGCGACGGTCACGGCAGCGGCCTCCGCCAGCCGCACCGGCCACCGCTCACCGGGCAATGCCTGCCACACCGCGCGGGGTACGCGTCCCGATGCCAACGCGTCGAGGAAGTTCGAGCCGTGGGTGTAGGCCGACCATGCCGACCTGTCGACGGCAGGCTCGACCGGGGGCTCGACGACGGGTGTCGGTTCCGCCTCGACTCGGGCGTGGCGAGCCGGGATCGCCAGACGCAGTACGTCCGCTCTGGTCCCGGCGTACCGATCGGCCACCGCCTCGGCCAGTTCCGCGATCTCGGGAGTCAGAACTTGCTCTGCCGACACCACCCGATCGAGCCAGCCGAGCTTGCCGGAGTGCTCGGTCTCGGCCAGTCTGGCCAGCACGAAACCGTCGACCAGTCGGCCCGCGAACCGAATCCGAACTCGCACACCGGGCCGAGCATCGGTGCTCATCTCCTCGGGTACGAGGTAGTCGAACTCTCGGTCGAGATGCGGCAGCGGCAACATCGGGAGAATGCGCGCGATCGGGAGATCCGACGCCGCCACCCGCGCTACGCCCGCCACCGCACCTCCTCCTCGATTCTCACCCCACACTCGATGACGGAGCACCGAGCCGGTGCGAGCAGGGTACGTGCAGAACGGTCGACGCCGAACTCAGAGTCCGGCAGCCTCGCGGAGCTTGCCTGCGCGATCGGTGGACTCCCACGGGAGATCGATGTCGGTGCGGCCGAAGTGTCCGTACGCCGCAGTGGGCGCGTAGATCGGTCGCAGCAGATCCAGATCGCGGATGATGGCACCGGGGCGCAAGTCGAACACCTCGCTGATCGCCGCCTGAATGCGCGCGGGATCGGTCTTCTCGGTGCCGAACGTCTCCACGAACAACCCGACCGGCGCGGCTTTGCCGATGGCGTACGCCACCTGGACCTCGATGCGATCGGCGAGCCCAGCCGCGACCGCGTTCTTCGCGACCCAACGCATCGCGTATGCAGCGCTGCGGTCGACCTTGGACGGGTCCTTGCCGGAGAATGCGCCGCCGCCGTGCCGTGCCATGCCGCCGTAGGTGTCGACGATGATCTTGCGACCGGTCAGCCCGGCGTCACCCATCGGACCACCGAGCACGAACTTTCCGGTGGGATTGACCAACAGACGCACATCGGACGTGTCCAACGTCGGCACGTCCAACTCGGCGAGTACCGACCCCAGTACCTTCTCCCTGATATCGGGGGTGAGCAGGTTGTCGAGATCGATGTCGGCCGCGTGCTGAGTCGAGATCACCACGGTGTCGAGGCGAACGGCGTTGTCACCGTCGTATTCGATCGTCACCTGTGTCTTGCCGTCCGGACGCAGGTAGGGCAGAACTCCACTCTTGCGAACCTCGGTCAGCCGCCGAGAAAGACGGTGCGCCAACGCGATCGGCAACGGCATCAATTCGGGAGTGTCGGTGTTGGCGTAGCCGAACATCAACCCCTGATCCCCCGCGCCCTGACGGTCGATCTCGTCGTCGGACAGTCCTTCGACTCGGGCCTCGTGCGAATGATCGACGCCCTGCGCGATCTCGGGAGACTGCGCGCCGATCGCGACGTTCACACCGCACGAATTCCCGTCGAATCCCTTGGCCGACGAGTCGTACCCGATCTCGAGCACCTTCTCGCGCACGATCTTGGGGATGTCGGCGTACGCGGTGGTGTTGACCTCACCCGCAACGTGGACCTGGCCAGTGGTGACGAGGGTCTCCACGGCCACCCGAGCACGCGGATCCTCCGTCAACAGAGCATCGAGAATCGAATCGCTGATGGCGTCGCAGATCTTGTCGGGATGACCCTCTGTGACGGACTCGCTGGTGAAAAGCCGACTACCGGACTTGCTCACGGACTTCCTCTCGACGCATGTTCCTGTCCGACCCGACGCCGCGCGCCGGTCGGGCACTCCATGAAAATTTGACGTTCCCTCGGTGTTATCGCCCCTGCCGGAGCCAGGCAAACCTCTACGGCCTCACACGTGGTGCTCAGCACGGTAGCCGGTGCGACATCGCTCGTGCACCCTCACCGTCGTCACTGTGTCGACCTCGTTCGGGGACTACGTGCGTCGAGCATCTGCGCCACAGAATCCAGTACGCGGCTCGCGAGAAGCGCTTTGGAGCCCTCGCCGAGCGCATCCTCGGAACCGTCGGAACCGAGCAACCATCCGTCGTTGTGGTCGACCTCGAAGGCCTTACCGTCACCGACAGCGTTGACCACGAGCAGGTCGCAGCCCTTGCGTTCGAGCTTGGCCCGCGCGTACGTCAGTACGTCTCCGTCCGCGTCACCGGTCTCCGCCGCGAATCCGACGATGACAGTGGACGATTCGAGCTCACCGTCGCGGCGAGCCGAGACGAGGCCTGCGAGTATGTCGTCGTTGCGGACCAACGGGATCGACGACGGCTCGTTCGCCCCCTTCTTGATCTTGCTGCCCGCGATGGACTCCGGGCGGAAGTCGGCGACCGCGGCCGCCATCACCACTGCATCGACACCGACGGCGAGTTTACGAACCGCATCCTGCATGTCCGAGGCCGTCTTGACGTGCACCACGTCGACCGCGGCCGGATCGTCGAGGTCGCTGGTGTACCCGGCGACCAACGTCACCTGGGCTCCGCGTTGCGCTGCCACGCGGGCCAGTGCATATCCCTGCTTGCCCGAGCTTCGATTGCCCAGAAAACGGACCGGATCGAGAGGCTCACGAGTGCCGCCGGCAGACACCAGAACATGCCGTCCTTCGAGGTCACGAGGAAGGGCATCCGCTCGCTCGGTCACGAGCATCGACAGTGCGAAGATCTCGTCCGGCTCCGGCAGCCGACCCGACCCGGTGTCACGTCCGGTCAGACGACCCGACGCAGGTTCGATCACGTGTGTACCGCGCGAACGAAGCGTCGCGACGTTGGCGACCGTGGCAGGGTGCTCCCACATCTCCGTGTGCATCGCGGGAGCCAGGACCACCGGGCACCGCGCGGTGAGCAGGGTGGCCGTCAGAAGATCGTCGGCGCGTCCCCCGGCGATGCGCGCCATCAGATCTGCGGTGGCGGGGGCCACGACGACGAGGTCCGCCTCCTGACCCAGGCGCACGTGCGGGACCTCAGGCACGTCCACGAAGACTCCGGTGTGCACCGGTTGGCCGGACAGCGCCTCGAACGTCGCACGCCCGACGAACTCCAGAGCGGACGCGGTCGGGATCACCCGTACCTCGTGCCCACTCTCGGTGAAGCTGCGAATGAGCGAACAACTCTTGTAGGCGGCGATACCTCCGCCGACTCCGACGACAACGCGCAAGTCAGATGTCCTCTGTGAGGTTCTTATTCGCCTTCGGTGTGCTCGAGCAGATCCGC
This genomic window contains:
- a CDS encoding primosomal protein N', whose protein sequence is MLPLPHLDREFDYLVPEEMSTDARPGVRVRIRFAGRLVDGFVLARLAETEHSGKLGWLDRVVSAEQVLTPEIAELAEAVADRYAGTRADVLRLAIPARHARVEAEPTPVVEPPVEPAVDRSAWSAYTHGSNFLDALASGRVPRAVWQALPGERWPVRLAEAAAVTVAAGRSAVVVVPDQRDLDRLETACTALLGADRVVALSAGLGPAKRYRQWLRGLRSGPVVVVGTRSAVFAPVSTLGMIAVWDDGDDSFAEPRSPYPHAREVALLRAHVSGAAVVIGGHSRTAEAEALVDSGWAHDLVAPRELVRERQPHVVALADSDHALARDPAARVARLPAIAFEAARAALKADSPVLVQVPRGGYVPSLACAKCRHPARCRRCNGPLALPSAPGSDGAGSPTCSWCGIADTAHRCTVCGSRNLRAVVIGAGRTAEELGRAFPGVPIHNSGGAAVLDSVRPGAGLVVSTVGAEPTVDGGYGAALLLDGWALLGRADLRAAEETLRRWMTAAALVRPGSAGGRVVVVAESEIPTVQALVRWDPLWHARIQLDERVEVRFPPAVHVAAIDGTTDAITALVEGADLPEAVEILGPVDLPDGQRAPAGGGEDVLPGDVQRLLIRVPRSTGAALARALAAAQASRSAKKLGGGVRVQIDPIRIG
- a CDS encoding cyclase family protein produces the protein MKRRQLFRRATTGLAVVIGARLVAPASADALPGTGSAQPPTPAVPLDRLLRIVSLSHVNDPALTPIFPGDPEFSLETAFTVADDGFYLQYVKEGEHTGTHWGAPAHFQEGGLTADQLDPEDLFLPAVKIDIRDRAAADADYAVTVADLQNWEAVNGAIPHGAAVILWTGWASRWGTDAYANADADGVTHQPGFSGEAAQWLIDTGRLADRGALGTDTFGPDLGNDETYPVSVKLYDRRRISLENLTNLESIPTTGAYVLVGGPINRAGSGSPATIFGLIPKLP
- the coaBC gene encoding bifunctional phosphopantothenoylcysteine decarboxylase/phosphopantothenate--cysteine ligase CoaBC; the encoded protein is MRVVVGVGGGIAAYKSCSLIRSFTESGHEVRVIPTASALEFVGRATFEALSGQPVHTGVFVDVPEVPHVRLGQEADLVVVAPATADLMARIAGGRADDLLTATLLTARCPVVLAPAMHTEMWEHPATVANVATLRSRGTHVIEPASGRLTGRDTGSGRLPEPDEIFALSMLVTERADALPRDLEGRHVLVSAGGTREPLDPVRFLGNRSSGKQGYALARVAAQRGAQVTLVAGYTSDLDDPAAVDVVHVKTASDMQDAVRKLAVGVDAVVMAAAVADFRPESIAGSKIKKGANEPSSIPLVRNDDILAGLVSARRDGELESSTVIVGFAAETGDADGDVLTYARAKLERKGCDLLVVNAVGDGKAFEVDHNDGWLLGSDGSEDALGEGSKALLASRVLDSVAQMLDARSPRTRSTQ
- the metK gene encoding methionine adenosyltransferase, encoding MSKSGSRLFTSESVTEGHPDKICDAISDSILDALLTEDPRARVAVETLVTTGQVHVAGEVNTTAYADIPKIVREKVLEIGYDSSAKGFDGNSCGVNVAIGAQSPEIAQGVDHSHEARVEGLSDDEIDRQGAGDQGLMFGYANTDTPELMPLPIALAHRLSRRLTEVRKSGVLPYLRPDGKTQVTIEYDGDNAVRLDTVVISTQHAADIDLDNLLTPDIREKVLGSVLAELDVPTLDTSDVRLLVNPTGKFVLGGPMGDAGLTGRKIIVDTYGGMARHGGGAFSGKDPSKVDRSAAYAMRWVAKNAVAAGLADRIEVQVAYAIGKAAPVGLFVETFGTEKTDPARIQAAISEVFDLRPGAIIRDLDLLRPIYAPTAAYGHFGRTDIDLPWESTDRAGKLREAAGL